DNA from Amycolatopsis sp. DSM 110486:
CGGTGGCGCGCGCCCAGCCGAGCTCCAGGTTGCGCACGATGTTCTCGCCCGAGACGAGGAACTCGTCGAGCAGGATCTGCCACGGCCCCACCGCGAGCTGCCCGGACGCGACCAGCGCGGCCACCCGGTCGCGGTTCTCGCCGCGCACCTCCAGGTAGTCGTCGACGGCCGCCATCTGCCCGTCGAGCGTGAACCGGAACCGCGGGTCGGCCTCGGCGTGGTCGAGGAGTTCGTCGAGCAGGTCGACCAGGCGAAGGCGGAACCGCTGGAACGGCTCGTACCACTCACGGTCCCAGTGCGTGTGCGGGACGAGGCGGACCTCGGGCGCACCGGTCATCGGGTGGCTCCTTCGGGCGTGATCGGGGAGAACGTGAGCGTGAGGCTCGCCTTCTGGGCGCGCAGGCGGTAGCGCGGCAGCACGCCGGGCCCGCAGGAGGCGGTGCCGAGTCCGTGCTGGGCCAAGTCGAGGTTGAGGTGCACGAGCTCACCCGGCACGAGGTCGACGGTGTGGCGAGCGGCGTCGAGGTCCTCCGAAGTCCAGCGCCGCGCGGTGAAGTCGAACACCGGCTCGCCCTCGATCCGGAGCCCGGCGCCGCCCGCGGATGTCAGGTGCAACCAGCGCGCGTCGGCGCGGTTGCCGTTCTCCTGCGGGTACACGTACGGCGTCTGCAAAGCGTCCACCGTGGAGGCGAACCGGCCGATCCGCGCCGCCTGACGGCTGTCGGCGTACGCCTCGCCCGGGCCGGCGCCGAACCACTCGACGCCGCCGAACGCGCCCGGCACCGCCATCCGCAGGCCGAGGCGGGGGAGCGTGCAGGGCCACTCGCCGTCCGGCTCCAGCTCGACGCGCAGGCGCAGGCGGTCGCCGTCGGCGGTCCAGTGGTACTCGGCGAGCATGCCGAACCCGAGCCCGGGCGGCGCGACCCGCGTCCGCACGACGAGAGCCGACGCTCGTCCGTCCACTTCGGCCACGCGGTGCTGCAGCCGGTGCAGGCCCGCGGCCCGCCACTGCGCGGCTTCGGGGTCGTCGGAACCCCGGTCGTTGTCGGTCGGCGCGCGCCACAGGTCCAGTCGCGGCCCCTCGACGCGGTGGCCGCCGAGCGCGACGAGCCGGCCGGTGGCGGCGTCGAACGCGCCGGGCCCGAGCCGCAGGAGCCCCCGTTCACGCAGCAGTGGCGCACCCACTGCGGGAGGCACGGGGTCGGCCGCGGGCGTCACGGGCAGCTGCCCCCACGCCACGACGTGGCCCGCGGATGCCCAGCCGGTGTCGGCCGCCAGCACCGCTCGCACGGTGAGCACGCCTTCTCCCGAGGCATCGGGCAGCCGGGGGAGCGGCACGTCGAGGCTCTGTCCGGGGTGGACCTCGGGTACGGCCAGCTCGCCGGCCGCCACCTCGACGCCGTCGTCCTCGAAACTCCAGCGGAACACCAGGTGCGCCGACCCGACCACGTCGTAGTGGTTCGAGATCCGCACCCCCTCGGCGCTCGCGTCGATCCGCACCGGTTCGAAGACCTTCGCGAACTCGGCCAGCGCGGGCGAGGGCGTGCGGTCGGGGTGGACCAGGCCGTCGATCACGAAGTTGCCGTCGTGGATCTGTTCGCCGAAGTCGCCGCCGTACGCGAAGTACTCGCGGCCTCCGGCGTCGCGCTGGGCAAGCCCGTGATCGAGCCACTCCCACACAAACCCGCCTTGCACGTGCGGGTACCGCTCGAACAGCTCGCGGTACTCCAGCAGCCCGCCCGGCCCGTTGCCCATCGCGTGCGCGAACTCGCACAGCAGGAACGGCAGCGACCGGCGGCGTTCGTTGGCGTCGTCGCGGCGGCCGATCCGGTCGACCTCTGCGTGGTCGGCGTACATGCGGCTGTACACGTCCACGTACTCGCACTCGAAGTCGACTTCGTAGTGCACCGGCCGCGACGTATCGCGCTCCCGCGTCCACGCGGCCGTCGCGGCGAGGTTGCGGCCGGTGTGGGCCTCGTTGCCGAGCGACCACAGCACGATCGACGGGTGGTTCTTGTCGCGCTCGACGGTGCGGCGCATGCGGTCGAGGTAGGCCTCGCCCCAGCGCGGGTCGTCGCTCGGGTTGCCCGCCCAGCCCAGGTCGCCGAAGCCGTGGGTCTCGAGGTCGCACTCGTCGATCACCCACAGTCCGTGGGTGTCGCACAGCTCGAGGAAGTACGGGTCCGGCGGGTAGTGGCTGGTGCGCACCGCGTTCACGTTGTGGCGCTTCATGAGCAGCACGTCGGCCAGCGCGAACTCGCGCGGCAGCGCGCGGCCGAACCGCGGGTGGTGCTCGTGCCGGTTGACTCCGCGGAACAGCACCCGCCGGCCGTTCACCTTGAGCAGGCCGTCCTCGATCGCCACGGTGCGGAACCCGATCCGCACCGGCACGCGTTCGGCCGCGGTGTGCACCTCACCGTGGTAGAGCCGCGGCGATTCGGCGCTCCAGGGCTCCACGGCGACTTCCACCGGCGAGCCGGCCGGCAGGTTCTCGACCCCGAGCTCGGGCACGCTCAGCAGCACGCCCTCGGCCGCGGTGACCGAGAGCGTGCCGAGGCCGCCGACGTGGTCGTAGTCGGCGTGCAGCTGGTAGTCCTCGACACCACCCGCCGGGCGCGAGAGCAGCGTGACCCCGCGGAAGATGCCCGAGAGCCACCACATGTCCTGGTCCTCGAGGTAGCTGCCCGAGGACCACTGGTGCACGCGCACGGCCAGCACGTTTCCGCGCGCACGCAGCAGGTGGCTCACCGCGAACTCGGTCGGCAGCCGGCTGCCGCGCGTGACGCCGAGCTCCTCGCCGTTGAGCCACACCTTCGCGCACGAGTCGACGCCGTCAAAGCGCAGCACCGCAGGCTCGTCCGGCCAGCCGGCCGGCAGATCGAACGTGAGGCGGTGATCCCCTGTCGGGTTGTCCGAAGGCACCAGCGGCGGCTGCACCGGGAACGGGTAGTGCACGTTGGTGTAGGCCGGTTTCCCGTGTCCCTGCAGCTGCCAGTGGCCCGGCACCGTGAGCGTGTCCCAGCCTCTGTCGTCGAAGTCGTCGCGCGCGATCCCTTCGGGCGCGGCCGCCGGAGAGGGCGAGAGGCGGAACCGCCACGTCCCGGCCAGGCTCACCGACCGCGCGTTCGAAGAGAACGCGGCGCGGGCCGGTAGTGAGCCGTGGCCGGGGGCGGGGTCTTCGACGTACGACGACGACATGGATTCCTTTCAGCCCTTGAGGGCGCCGGCGGCGATGTTGCGGATGAAGTGCCGGGCACCGAAGAGGAACACGATGATCAGCGGCACGATCGCCACGAGCGTCCCGGCCATCACGACGCTGTAGTCCTTCACGTACACGCCCTGCAGCTGCGAGAGCGCCACCTGCAGCGTCACGTGGTTGGAGTCGATCAGCACGACCAGCGGCCACAGGTAGTCGTTCCAGGCGTTGACGAAGGTGAAGATGCCGAGGAACGCGAGCGCCGGGCGCAGCACCGGCAGCCCGACCGACAGGTACGTGCGGAAGAACCCCGCGCCGTCCATCCGGGCCGCTTCCAGCAGCTCGTCCGGGATGGCGCCGCGGGCGTATTGGCGCATCCAGAAGATGCCGAACGCGTTGGCGGCGGCCGGGATGATGAGCGCCTTGAGGTCGCCGACCCAGCCGAAGTTCGCCATCAACGTGAACTGCGGGATCGCCGAGAGCTGCGTGGGCACCACGAACGTCGCGAGCAGGATGCCGAAGAGCACGCTGCTGCCCGGGAAGTCGTACTTGGCGAAGGTGAACGCCGCCAGCGAGTCGAAGAACAGCACCAGCAACGTGGTGACCACGGCGACGATCAGCGTGTTGAGCAGCGATCCGAAGAAGTCGATCTTCGCGAACACCTCGCCGATGTTGGCGAACAGGTGCCCGCCGAACGTCAGCCGCGGCGGGGTCGCGTAGATGTCGGCCGTGGTGTTGGACGCCATCACGGCGAGCCAGTAGTAGGGGAAAAGGGTGATCAGGGCGCCGACGATCAGCGCCACCAGCGTCAGCACCCGTGCGCGCCTGGTCGTCATCGGCCGGCTCCCTTGGTCTGGACCTGGCCGCGCTCGGGCCGCATCACGAGCCGCCAGTTGAGGATCGAGAAGAGGACGACGACCACGAAGATGCCCCACGCGATCGCCGCGCCGTAACCGAAGTCGTTGTCCGCGAAGGCCGTGTTGTAGAAGTAGAGGACCATCGTCATGCCCGCGCCGCCCGGGCCGCCGCGGTTGCCGAGGAGCACCTGCGACTCGGTGAAGATCTGCAGCCCGTTGATCGCCGACATCACCACGGAGAACAGCAGCACCGGCCGCAGCAGCGGCAGCGTGATGCGGAAGAACGTCTGCACCGGGCCGGCGCCGTCGATGCGGGCCGCCT
Protein-coding regions in this window:
- a CDS encoding glycoside hydrolase family 2 TIM barrel-domain containing protein yields the protein MSSSYVEDPAPGHGSLPARAAFSSNARSVSLAGTWRFRLSPSPAAAPEGIARDDFDDRGWDTLTVPGHWQLQGHGKPAYTNVHYPFPVQPPLVPSDNPTGDHRLTFDLPAGWPDEPAVLRFDGVDSCAKVWLNGEELGVTRGSRLPTEFAVSHLLRARGNVLAVRVHQWSSGSYLEDQDMWWLSGIFRGVTLLSRPAGGVEDYQLHADYDHVGGLGTLSVTAAEGVLLSVPELGVENLPAGSPVEVAVEPWSAESPRLYHGEVHTAAERVPVRIGFRTVAIEDGLLKVNGRRVLFRGVNRHEHHPRFGRALPREFALADVLLMKRHNVNAVRTSHYPPDPYFLELCDTHGLWVIDECDLETHGFGDLGWAGNPSDDPRWGEAYLDRMRRTVERDKNHPSIVLWSLGNEAHTGRNLAATAAWTRERDTSRPVHYEVDFECEYVDVYSRMYADHAEVDRIGRRDDANERRRSLPFLLCEFAHAMGNGPGGLLEYRELFERYPHVQGGFVWEWLDHGLAQRDAGGREYFAYGGDFGEQIHDGNFVIDGLVHPDRTPSPALAEFAKVFEPVRIDASAEGVRISNHYDVVGSAHLVFRWSFEDDGVEVAAGELAVPEVHPGQSLDVPLPRLPDASGEGVLTVRAVLAADTGWASAGHVVAWGQLPVTPAADPVPPAVGAPLLRERGLLRLGPGAFDAATGRLVALGGHRVEGPRLDLWRAPTDNDRGSDDPEAAQWRAAGLHRLQHRVAEVDGRASALVVRTRVAPPGLGFGMLAEYHWTADGDRLRLRVELEPDGEWPCTLPRLGLRMAVPGAFGGVEWFGAGPGEAYADSRQAARIGRFASTVDALQTPYVYPQENGNRADARWLHLTSAGGAGLRIEGEPVFDFTARRWTSEDLDAARHTVDLVPGELVHLNLDLAQHGLGTASCGPGVLPRYRLRAQKASLTLTFSPITPEGATR
- a CDS encoding carbohydrate ABC transporter permease, with product MTTRRARVLTLVALIVGALITLFPYYWLAVMASNTTADIYATPPRLTFGGHLFANIGEVFAKIDFFGSLLNTLIVAVVTTLLVLFFDSLAAFTFAKYDFPGSSVLFGILLATFVVPTQLSAIPQFTLMANFGWVGDLKALIIPAAANAFGIFWMRQYARGAIPDELLEAARMDGAGFFRTYLSVGLPVLRPALAFLGIFTFVNAWNDYLWPLVVLIDSNHVTLQVALSQLQGVYVKDYSVVMAGTLVAIVPLIIVFLFGARHFIRNIAAGALKG